One window of Dehalobacterium formicoaceticum genomic DNA carries:
- a CDS encoding ATP-binding cassette domain-containing protein yields the protein MSLINIQNISKSFKGIPLFENASAQFDEGKIYGIIGQNGSGKSVLFKMICGFMRPDAGEITIDPAYRTRKTNFPKNFGIIIDRPGYIAGKTGFENLKRLADIQQLISDQEIRQAMTLVGLNPDAKQKVKNYSLGMKQKLALAQAFMENQEVLVLDEPFNALDFDSVHTIRQLLLNFKQKGKTIILTSHNKEDIDLLCDHVLLIRQYALEEQIR from the coding sequence ATGTCGCTGATTAATATTCAAAATATAAGTAAATCTTTTAAAGGTATCCCTTTGTTTGAAAACGCATCGGCACAGTTTGATGAAGGCAAGATCTACGGAATTATTGGACAAAATGGCTCCGGAAAATCCGTCTTATTCAAGATGATTTGCGGATTTATGCGACCAGATGCAGGAGAAATCACGATTGATCCGGCCTACCGGACTAGGAAGACAAATTTCCCGAAAAATTTTGGGATTATCATTGATCGTCCTGGCTATATAGCTGGCAAAACCGGATTTGAAAATTTGAAAAGGCTGGCGGACATTCAACAGTTGATTTCTGATCAGGAGATCAGACAAGCGATGACACTTGTCGGCTTAAATCCTGATGCCAAGCAAAAGGTAAAAAATTATTCCCTGGGCATGAAACAAAAGCTTGCACTGGCACAAGCCTTTATGGAAAACCAGGAAGTTTTAGTCCTTGATGAACCGTTCAATGCGCTGGATTTTGATAGCGTGCACACTATTCGGCAGTTGCTTTTAAATTTCAAACAAAAGGGAAAAACGATTATCCTAACAAGTCACAACAAGGAGGACATTGATCTTCTGTGCGATCATGTGTTGCTGATCCGTCAATATGCCCTGGAAGAACAGATTAGGTAG
- the tnpA gene encoding IS66 family insertion sequence element accessory protein TnpA yields MTKVEKCQMWKSRVNEFKSSGQTATAWCTAHELKINQLRYWMRKFKSESKSAEKKMQWLSVEIGGLEVSEPQEALPVRVGKATIEVRPGFNPKLLSDVVKTLSVI; encoded by the coding sequence TTGACCAAAGTTGAAAAGTGCCAAATGTGGAAATCCAGGGTGAATGAATTTAAATCGAGTGGCCAAACGGCTACAGCATGGTGCACAGCACATGAATTGAAGATCAATCAGCTGCGCTACTGGATGCGTAAGTTTAAGTCAGAAAGCAAGTCAGCAGAGAAGAAAATGCAGTGGCTTTCCGTGGAGATCGGCGGGTTAGAAGTAAGCGAACCTCAAGAAGCTTTGCCCGTTCGTGTAGGCAAAGCAACTATTGAAGTGCGTCCGGGATTCAATCCCAAACTTCTCTCTGATGTCGTTAAGACGCTATCAGTTATTTGA
- the tnpC gene encoding IS66 family transposase: MENITESDANHPQTDEHIQSLKDKISVQEHQIEELSAKLKWYEEQFLLSQKRRFGASSEKTNPDQLSFFDEAEQEADPKASEPTVEEITYKRRKTKGKNDKMLDDLPVETVEYPLSDEAQTCPQCGEHLHQMSKEIRKEIKVIPAQVKVVKHVRHVYTCRNCEKNDISTPVITAPMPAPVLPGSFVSPSLMAFVMDRKYTLAVPLYRQEQQFKHFGIDLSRQTLANWMIHGANDWLVHLYNRMHTKLIGHEILHADETILQVLREEGRTAANKSYMWLYATGHTDVPIYLYDYRTTRASKHPQNMLDGFNGYLHTDGYIGYNGIPGVKPVGCFAHARRYFSDALKALPKGSDQTSSVAKEGLDYCNQLFHLEQGFKDLDADERYDKRLEQSKPVLDVFEAWLRTKKRQVLPKSALGKAIDYSLKQWDKLCAFLLDGRLEISNNRAERAIKPFVIGRKNFLFSNTPKGATASAIIYSMIETAKANHLSPFHYLTYLFEKLPNIDLGNMAQLDALLPWSDTLPESCKVSSNN, from the coding sequence ATGGAAAACATAACTGAATCAGACGCAAACCATCCTCAAACGGATGAACATATACAAAGTCTTAAGGACAAAATTTCTGTTCAAGAGCACCAAATCGAAGAGTTGTCCGCTAAGCTGAAATGGTACGAAGAACAGTTCCTTTTAAGCCAGAAGCGGCGATTCGGTGCATCCAGCGAGAAAACCAATCCAGATCAATTAAGTTTCTTCGATGAAGCGGAACAAGAAGCCGATCCTAAGGCATCTGAACCAACGGTTGAGGAAATTACATATAAAAGACGCAAGACCAAGGGCAAGAACGACAAAATGCTTGATGATCTTCCCGTAGAGACTGTGGAATACCCCTTATCGGATGAAGCACAAACTTGCCCACAGTGTGGTGAGCATTTACATCAGATGAGTAAAGAAATCCGAAAGGAGATCAAGGTTATTCCAGCTCAGGTTAAGGTAGTCAAACACGTGCGACACGTATATACATGCCGTAACTGTGAGAAAAATGACATCTCCACGCCGGTGATCACTGCACCCATGCCTGCCCCTGTGCTTCCGGGTAGCTTTGTCTCACCGTCTTTAATGGCGTTTGTGATGGATCGAAAATATACTCTTGCTGTTCCGCTTTACCGCCAGGAGCAGCAATTCAAACACTTTGGTATCGATTTATCTCGCCAGACACTGGCCAACTGGATGATTCACGGTGCGAATGATTGGCTTGTTCATCTGTACAACCGCATGCATACCAAGCTAATTGGGCATGAGATTTTACATGCGGATGAAACGATATTGCAAGTGCTGCGTGAAGAAGGAAGAACAGCCGCTAACAAATCATATATGTGGCTGTATGCTACAGGTCATACGGATGTGCCGATCTATCTTTATGACTATCGTACGACCAGAGCCAGTAAGCATCCGCAAAACATGCTTGACGGTTTTAATGGATATTTGCATACTGATGGCTATATAGGGTATAACGGCATTCCAGGTGTCAAACCGGTCGGTTGCTTCGCTCATGCCAGAAGGTATTTTTCTGATGCACTCAAAGCCTTGCCAAAAGGCTCCGACCAGACATCTTCTGTTGCGAAAGAAGGGCTGGATTATTGTAACCAGCTTTTTCACCTAGAGCAAGGGTTCAAGGATCTGGATGCTGACGAGCGATACGACAAGCGTTTGGAACAAAGCAAACCGGTTCTTGATGTCTTCGAAGCCTGGTTAAGAACGAAGAAAAGACAGGTTCTTCCGAAAAGTGCTTTAGGAAAAGCCATTGATTACAGCCTGAAGCAGTGGGATAAACTGTGCGCGTTCTTGCTTGATGGTCGGCTGGAAATCAGTAATAACCGAGCAGAACGAGCCATCAAGCCTTTCGTAATCGGAAGAAAAAACTTCCTCTTCAGTAACACTCCGAAGGGTGCTACGGCCAGTGCAATCATCTACAGCATGATTGAGACGGCAAAGGCCAACCATCTGAGCCCTTTTCATTATTTGACGTATCTATTTGAGAAGTTGCCCAACATTGACTTGGGAAATATGGCTCAACTGGATGCTTTGCTCCCATGGTCGGACACGCTTCCGGAATCCTGCAAAGTTTCTTCAAATAACTGA
- the tnpB gene encoding IS66 family insertion sequence element accessory protein TnpB (TnpB, as the term is used for proteins encoded by IS66 family insertion elements, is considered an accessory protein, since TnpC, encoded by a neighboring gene, is a DDE family transposase.), with product MMLGRVDTVYLAAGATDLRKSIDGLAVIVQEHFRLDPFSRHLFVFCNRKKDKVKVLEWGGDGFWLHYKRLEKGHFQWPDGNSQSLAVSQREFRWLLDGLPLHQASANPEISERIII from the coding sequence ATGATGTTAGGCCGAGTAGACACGGTTTATCTTGCAGCCGGCGCAACGGATCTTCGCAAGTCTATCGATGGCTTGGCTGTAATCGTGCAAGAGCATTTCCGCTTGGATCCATTCTCTAGGCATCTTTTTGTCTTTTGTAATCGCAAAAAGGACAAAGTCAAAGTCCTAGAATGGGGTGGCGATGGATTCTGGCTCCATTACAAGCGCCTCGAGAAAGGACACTTTCAGTGGCCAGATGGCAATAGCCAGTCACTTGCTGTCAGCCAGCGAGAATTTCGATGGCTGCTCGATGGTTTACCCCTTCATCAGGCAAGTGCCAATCCGGAAATAAGCGAGAGAATCATCATATAA
- a CDS encoding accessory gene regulator ArgB-like protein — MVKKISLTIARSIGQHQLADEEQIEVYSYALELLLGSLLKIVMLLLISGLLNILYPTMLGTISFAGIRFFGGGVHLSTYYRCLAGSLIILLILGKVATYNMDPHFLMPAFFVIFMCGIYSIIRWVPAGTEKKMIIDRESRLKQKIKAMIFLISCFVVIIVFLYCKLYTFANGVAYGLVGAIFFITPLGFLMIESIDRLLDFIIKPVCSKN, encoded by the coding sequence ATGGTCAAAAAGATATCATTAACAATAGCGAGGAGCATCGGACAGCACCAATTAGCTGATGAGGAGCAGATCGAAGTATATTCCTATGCACTAGAATTATTATTAGGTTCGCTGTTAAAAATAGTGATGTTATTGCTTATTTCAGGTTTATTAAATATTCTTTATCCAACGATGCTGGGCACAATATCATTTGCGGGTATCAGGTTTTTCGGAGGCGGGGTACATTTATCGACCTACTATCGATGTTTAGCAGGAAGTTTAATAATATTATTAATCCTTGGGAAAGTCGCAACCTATAATATGGATCCGCATTTTCTCATGCCTGCTTTTTTTGTCATATTCATGTGTGGAATATACTCAATAATTAGATGGGTACCGGCTGGAACAGAAAAAAAGATGATTATTGACAGAGAATCAAGATTAAAGCAGAAAATAAAGGCTATGATATTTTTAATATCCTGCTTTGTTGTTATCATTGTTTTCCTATATTGTAAGCTCTATACGTTTGCCAATGGGGTGGCTTATGGGCTAGTAGGTGCAATTTTTTTTATAACACCTTTAGGATTTCTAATGATAGAAAGCATAGATCGTTTATTAGATTTTATTATCAAGCCAGTCTGCAGTAAAAATTAA
- a CDS encoding cyclic lactone autoinducer peptide translates to MKILNKLSFVFAAFLLIVAQTGVGTNSTWFLYEPDVPGMLKNKE, encoded by the coding sequence ATGAAAATATTAAATAAACTTTCATTTGTATTTGCCGCATTTTTATTAATTGTCGCTCAAACAGGAGTGGGTACTAACAGCACATGGTTTCTATATGAGCCGGATGTCCCCGGAATGTTAAAAAATAAGGAATGA
- a CDS encoding LytR/AlgR family response regulator transcription factor, translating into MVEILLLEDEIYTRRFFKKLLLENPQVTKVYDTSSGSQAQMIAKQHRPHIAMLDIELGADEPANGLEIAKSISHELPEVYFIFVTGYAQYAIDAFAVHPFDYILKPVKREKISETISKIADKIKKDKKPSKIILEFKGQTVFIDPTEILFIEKSEKNTIVHTKERAYTTRYSISGWEQRLDGNFLKVHQSFIVNKAKISNITKLENRSFEIEFLGYHKKARMSRYQYEEIKNELI; encoded by the coding sequence ATGGTTGAAATATTATTGCTTGAAGATGAAATCTATACCAGAAGATTCTTTAAAAAATTATTATTGGAAAATCCACAGGTAACAAAAGTTTATGATACCTCCAGCGGTTCCCAGGCACAGATGATCGCCAAGCAGCACAGGCCTCATATTGCCATGCTTGATATTGAGCTTGGAGCAGATGAGCCGGCTAACGGTCTGGAAATAGCCAAGAGCATCTCCCATGAACTGCCGGAGGTTTACTTTATCTTTGTAACAGGCTATGCCCAATATGCAATTGATGCATTCGCCGTTCATCCCTTTGACTATATCCTCAAACCGGTCAAAAGAGAAAAGATATCGGAAACCATCAGTAAGATTGCGGATAAGATAAAAAAGGATAAAAAACCCTCAAAAATAATTTTGGAGTTTAAAGGACAAACGGTCTTTATCGATCCGACAGAAATATTATTTATCGAGAAATCGGAAAAGAATACCATCGTACATACAAAAGAACGGGCTTACACAACAAGATACAGCATTAGCGGGTGGGAGCAAAGGCTTGATGGAAATTTTTTAAAGGTACACCAATCCTTTATCGTCAACAAAGCAAAAATCAGCAATATTACCAAATTGGAAAACAGATCCTTTGAAATTGAGTTTCTTGGTTATCATAAGAAAGCTAGGATGAGCCGTTATCAGTATGAAGAAATTAAAAATGAGCTGATCTGA
- a CDS encoding hemerythrin domain-containing protein, with product MMGQATKDLINEHNSILHVLEILDKMMADQTKAEDLKLRYYDELVYFLKIFADKCHHGKEENYLFKELISKGDVSVGGSVSELLQEHDLARSYIGQMNQALAEKSLVEFNKAAVQYRDLLRNHIDKENNDLFVIADRLFDDAFQDEMFEKFEQFEEEVIGHGVHEKLHHMIHKWSEEFAG from the coding sequence ATGATGGGACAGGCAACGAAAGATCTGATCAATGAACATAATAGCATCTTACATGTGTTGGAAATATTGGATAAAATGATGGCAGATCAAACCAAGGCGGAGGATCTTAAACTGAGATATTATGATGAGCTGGTCTATTTTCTGAAGATATTTGCTGATAAATGCCATCATGGAAAAGAAGAAAATTATCTTTTTAAGGAATTAATCAGCAAGGGTGATGTAAGCGTGGGAGGATCCGTTAGTGAACTGCTTCAAGAACATGATCTCGCCAGGTCATATATTGGGCAAATGAATCAAGCCCTGGCAGAAAAGAGTTTGGTTGAGTTCAATAAGGCAGCTGTTCAATATCGGGATCTCTTAAGAAATCATATTGATAAGGAAAATAATGACTTATTTGTTATAGCCGACCGCCTTTTTGATGATGCTTTCCAGGATGAAATGTTTGAAAAATTTGAGCAGTTTGAAGAAGAAGTTATCGGTCATGGAGTTCATGAAAAGTTGCATCATATGATTCATAAGTGGTCAGAAGAATTTGCCGGATAA
- a CDS encoding cupin domain-containing protein yields MIEQVCNLKVTDEKTVEKLIQDENVHYLHMVFPKDQGLPEHYSNSNVYMTVLRGKLSIQLDDQEIHEYEAGCVLKIPYKTKMNVKNLHENILEITVLKAPAPKN; encoded by the coding sequence ATGATTGAACAGGTTTGTAATTTGAAAGTGACTGATGAAAAAACTGTAGAAAAACTGATTCAGGATGAAAATGTACATTATTTGCATATGGTTTTCCCAAAGGATCAAGGCCTACCCGAGCATTATTCAAATTCCAATGTCTATATGACTGTATTAAGAGGGAAATTATCCATTCAGCTTGATGACCAGGAAATTCACGAATATGAGGCAGGCTGTGTCCTGAAAATTCCCTATAAAACCAAAATGAATGTTAAGAACCTGCACGAAAATATCTTGGAAATAACGGTCCTTAAGGCACCGGCGCCTAAAAATTAA
- a CDS encoding mechanosensitive ion channel family protein, which yields MKLSKEFFMGYGMGEAAAGYLSQAVMFLLVVLLCVLANFVTKKIVLRLIAHVIKKNKLQWADIFQEHKVFHKFSHLVPAIIIYYSAPSFPAYQIWIEKFVIFYIIGVIISALNAFLNAVNDIYQSFEVSKSRPLKGVIQVIKIMIFIVGGISLVSILIERSPLLLLSGLGALSAVLMLIFKDSILGFVAGVQLSANDMVRVGDWVEMPKYNGDGEIVDISLTTVKVKNFDNTVTMIPSYAFISDSFKNWRGMQDSGGRRIKRSIYIDITSIRFCSPEMLERFKKIHFLTAYIENKEMEIAVYNARNKIDQAARVNGRSLTNIGTFRIYIQNYLQDHPLIHKGMSIMVRQLAPDENGLPLEIYCFTNDIRWGAYEAIQADVFDHLFAVAPEFELRIFQNPSGFDMRSVLMHNEDDVAQSTLSTLEIATPYEESTD from the coding sequence ATGAAATTATCCAAGGAATTTTTTATGGGTTATGGCATGGGTGAGGCAGCAGCCGGCTATTTGTCTCAGGCCGTCATGTTCCTGCTGGTTGTATTGCTCTGTGTGCTGGCTAATTTTGTGACGAAAAAAATCGTCTTGCGTTTGATCGCACATGTCATCAAAAAGAACAAACTCCAATGGGCCGATATTTTTCAGGAGCATAAGGTGTTCCATAAATTCTCCCATCTAGTACCGGCTATAATCATTTACTATTCTGCTCCTTCATTCCCAGCTTACCAAATCTGGATCGAAAAGTTTGTAATTTTTTACATTATTGGCGTAATTATTTCAGCCTTAAATGCTTTTCTCAATGCGGTAAACGATATTTATCAGAGCTTTGAAGTTTCCAAATCCAGGCCTCTGAAAGGTGTTATTCAAGTAATAAAGATCATGATCTTCATTGTTGGAGGCATCTCACTTGTCTCCATCCTCATCGAAAGGAGTCCCCTTCTGCTCTTAAGCGGTCTTGGTGCCCTTTCCGCAGTACTGATGCTGATCTTCAAAGATTCGATTTTGGGGTTTGTGGCAGGGGTGCAGTTGTCGGCCAATGATATGGTCCGCGTCGGGGATTGGGTGGAAATGCCGAAATACAATGGAGACGGCGAGATCGTAGATATTTCATTAACCACGGTGAAAGTTAAAAACTTTGATAATACGGTCACGATGATTCCCAGCTATGCCTTCATCTCCGACTCCTTCAAAAACTGGCGCGGCATGCAGGACAGCGGCGGCCGGCGCATTAAACGCTCGATCTATATCGATATTACCAGCATTCGGTTCTGCTCCCCGGAGATGCTGGAGCGCTTCAAGAAAATTCATTTTCTCACCGCCTACATCGAAAATAAAGAAATGGAGATTGCGGTTTACAATGCCCGCAATAAGATCGATCAAGCCGCCAGAGTAAATGGCCGAAGCTTAACCAACATTGGCACCTTTCGCATCTATATTCAAAATTACTTGCAGGATCATCCTCTGATTCATAAGGGCATGTCCATTATGGTGCGTCAGCTTGCTCCTGATGAAAATGGTTTGCCTTTGGAGATTTACTGTTTTACCAATGATATCCGCTGGGGGGCTTACGAGGCCATTCAGGCTGATGTCTTTGACCATCTCTTTGCGGTGGCACCGGAGTTTGAGCTGCGCATCTTCCAGAACCCCAGCGGTTTCGATATGCGCAGTGTCCTGATGCATAATGAAGATGATGTTGCGCAGAGCACTCTTTCCACCCTGGAAATTGCCACCCCTTACGAAGAAAGCACTGATTAA
- a CDS encoding aldehyde dehydrogenase family protein, with translation MKKYKILINGEWIETGKWIDVVDKYHLKPFASIAAANADLVGGAVAAADKAWREKPLTPFQRYEILMNSGEILKRRQDEVAETISQEVGKTFKEAKVEAGRVINNFIIAAEESKRIVGEIIPADAIQGNENRFCFTMRQPKGVIGCITPFNFPFNLVAHKVCPALAAGNAVVLKPASATPISSVMMCEILEEAGLPAGYINLVPGAGEEIGHALLENQDIAFYSFTGSPKVGKEIAQKTGLRQCSLELGSNSGVIVTADASLDLAVEKCLRMAMANAGQVCISVQRVLVEEKIKNDFMDLMLEKVKELKVGDPFDPETDIGPMISEKEALRTEAWVEEAARQGALVLHGGKRIKGALFEPTIIDQITSDMKMWCEEVFAPVLCVATFKEFDEALQKINDSKYGLQAGVFTSNINKALEAAKVIQTGGVIINDAPSYRVDNGPYGGIKESGIGKEGVKYAIEEMTNLKVIAVNLN, from the coding sequence ATGAAAAAATATAAAATCTTAATCAATGGGGAATGGATTGAAACCGGGAAATGGATTGATGTTGTGGACAAGTATCACCTGAAGCCCTTTGCGTCTATAGCAGCAGCCAATGCGGATCTTGTTGGAGGGGCAGTTGCTGCTGCCGATAAAGCCTGGCGAGAAAAACCTTTGACTCCTTTTCAGCGCTACGAAATACTGATGAATAGCGGGGAAATTCTGAAAAGGCGCCAAGATGAAGTGGCTGAAACCATTTCTCAAGAAGTGGGCAAGACCTTTAAAGAAGCAAAGGTTGAGGCGGGGAGAGTAATTAACAATTTCATTATTGCCGCGGAAGAAAGCAAGCGCATTGTGGGAGAGATCATACCTGCTGATGCCATTCAAGGCAATGAAAACCGTTTTTGTTTTACCATGCGCCAACCGAAAGGCGTCATTGGATGCATTACCCCCTTTAATTTCCCTTTTAATTTAGTTGCCCACAAGGTTTGTCCGGCGCTGGCTGCGGGTAACGCCGTCGTGTTAAAACCCGCTTCTGCAACGCCGATTTCCTCAGTTATGATGTGCGAGATCTTGGAGGAGGCCGGGCTTCCTGCCGGCTATATCAATCTGGTTCCCGGAGCGGGGGAAGAGATTGGCCATGCCCTGTTGGAAAATCAGGATATTGCCTTTTATTCCTTTACCGGTTCCCCTAAGGTGGGGAAAGAGATCGCCCAAAAAACCGGTTTGCGTCAATGCTCCTTAGAACTTGGCTCAAATTCCGGTGTAATAGTCACAGCCGATGCTTCTTTAGATTTAGCCGTGGAAAAATGCCTCCGGATGGCAATGGCAAATGCCGGGCAGGTTTGTATTTCGGTGCAGCGGGTATTGGTGGAAGAAAAAATAAAAAATGATTTTATGGACTTAATGCTGGAAAAAGTTAAAGAACTAAAAGTAGGAGATCCTTTTGATCCCGAGACAGATATTGGCCCTATGATCAGTGAAAAAGAAGCGTTGCGCACAGAAGCATGGGTGGAGGAAGCCGCCCGTCAGGGGGCCCTTGTCTTACATGGCGGGAAAAGAATTAAAGGTGCCTTATTTGAACCGACCATTATTGATCAAATTACTTCCGATATGAAAATGTGGTGTGAAGAAGTCTTTGCCCCTGTTTTATGTGTCGCTACCTTCAAGGAATTTGATGAGGCTCTGCAAAAAATTAATGATTCCAAGTATGGCCTCCAGGCGGGTGTTTTTACCTCAAATATCAATAAAGCATTGGAAGCGGCAAAGGTTATCCAAACCGGCGGGGTCATTATTAATGACGCACCCAGCTATCGGGTGGATAACGGGCCATATGGCGGGATCAAAGAATCAGGTATAGGAAAAGAAGGGGTAAAATATGCAATCGAAGAGATGACCAATTTAAAAGTTATTGCCGTGAATCTGAATTAG
- the ytaF gene encoding sporulation membrane protein YtaF — MLFISLLLFALAVSIDGFGVGFAYGMKNIIIPMRSLLIICFTSASAIAASMFFGQVIVSFIPLETARLIGALILSGIGLLMLIHAWVQRSEKSEGNEESKKETLSGTEEKKVLVSFKIIPLGILIQILKEPGHADMDKSGTIDVKEALILGVALAMDALAAGFAAAFAGFPPLWTALMVGLCKFIILPAAVRLGRLSANNQLIKKSAFIPGLLILILGLSKLR; from the coding sequence ATGCTGTTTATTTCTTTACTGTTGTTTGCCTTAGCAGTCAGCATTGACGGATTCGGCGTCGGTTTTGCCTATGGGATGAAGAATATTATTATACCGATGCGCTCCTTGTTGATCATTTGTTTCACATCCGCATCGGCGATAGCCGCATCAATGTTTTTTGGCCAAGTGATTGTATCATTCATTCCACTTGAAACGGCCCGCTTGATAGGTGCTTTAATATTATCCGGAATCGGCTTATTGATGTTAATCCATGCTTGGGTTCAAAGAAGTGAGAAAAGTGAGGGAAATGAGGAAAGTAAGAAAGAAACATTATCCGGAACTGAGGAAAAGAAAGTGCTGGTGAGTTTCAAGATCATTCCCTTAGGCATCTTGATCCAAATCCTGAAAGAGCCCGGTCACGCCGATATGGATAAGTCCGGTACTATTGACGTGAAAGAAGCCTTGATCCTGGGGGTTGCTTTGGCGATGGATGCCCTGGCGGCCGGTTTTGCCGCTGCATTTGCCGGATTTCCCCCATTATGGACAGCATTGATGGTTGGGCTATGCAAATTTATCATCCTTCCTGCTGCAGTTAGACTAGGCCGGCTCAGTGCAAATAATCAGTTGATTAAGAAATCCGCTTTTATTCCTGGTTTATTAATATTGATTTTGGGACTGAGTAAGCTCAGGTAA
- a CDS encoding DUF4180 domain-containing protein codes for MEYKILGKQNDIALIITDEVVIKDAQSALDLIASAQYETDCDKLIIYKSCVADEFFVLSTGIAGEILQKFINYRKKVAIVGDYSKYTSKPLKDFIYESNKGNSIYFLSSIDEAVLKLDSAE; via the coding sequence ATGGAATATAAAATATTAGGTAAACAAAATGACATTGCGCTGATTATTACTGATGAGGTTGTTATCAAGGATGCTCAATCCGCATTAGATTTGATTGCGTCTGCGCAATACGAAACTGATTGCGATAAACTTATAATATACAAGTCATGCGTGGCTGATGAGTTTTTTGTTTTAAGCACCGGAATTGCAGGCGAAATATTGCAGAAGTTCATCAACTATCGTAAAAAAGTCGCCATTGTCGGAGATTACTCAAAATACACAAGCAAACCTCTTAAGGACTTTATATATGAAAGCAACAAAGGAAACAGTATTTATTTTTTGTCAAGCATAGATGAAGCTGTGCTTAAGTTAGATAGTGCTGAATGA